DNA sequence from the Plodia interpunctella isolate USDA-ARS_2022_Savannah chromosome 19, ilPloInte3.2, whole genome shotgun sequence genome:
tatcgaATAGACATTGAGttggttttattatactcatcatacttatatatataatatatatatcctactactataataaatgcgaaactttgttactctttcacacaaaatctactgaaccgattgttatgaaatttggtacacggttagaatataacctggaataacacataggatacttttcatcccgaaatacccacgggagcgatgcCTATCATGTTCATATCATTTCAtcataatccgtccagtattttaatatcagtATAGTAGACTCttacaagaaaataatgaagacGTTTTCTGAGTTCAGTTTTCAAATAGCTATTGTTTTAGTTAAACTAGGAAATTCAGAACTACTTCGTGAGTCATTacacaatattacaaattacaatattgataaagcaaacatacatttagtttatattttgtgtgtcTGTTTATTAGACGTGCTTTATTTACACATGAGTATTGTCGGAATTTACGTTCtatgtttcattaaattttacaaataaccaCGTTTTCATGTATTGTGGTATTGCtaaaatttcacaatttaCATAACGAATTAATCAGTTAAgtaagaagcggtggtggtgtaatggtaaaGATCCCCGCATGTgtatcgaaaggtcccaggttcgaatcctacacgtgccacatgagtttgtataccaatccgactcatgtacagtagttttcattgaccaccacttgcttccggtgaaggaaaaattggaatcgttctgtaaaggTTGATGGTAGACCTACaggtattggtgaaaaccgtacaaaagtCCGCcaggtagtttttgagtttatcgcgaacagacagccagagagacgcggcagaggactttgttttataaaaagtagtgATAATGATAACGACACACAACTTGTGCAAGGTTAAAAGTCAACTTTTATTGGATTGAAACAACGCCGCCTGCATGGTAACAAAAAGATGAAGGTGCTttgattcaaataaaatacttatgcGTTGATCGGGCTGCGATCAGATTTTTGTTCAATTGTCTCCAGCTGATATAGCATTGATAAAGTTAACATTTTACCTTATATTatagcattttattttcatagccTCAAGTTTTAGAAGTTAATAGAAGtcgcaaaacaaaataataacaaagaaatatgACGGACGACTAAATGTTATGAAACAACAAAACCACGACAAAACGGTTTGTTTTCGAGTCTTTTGATAAAATACCATTAGGGTAACAATTCATAATAGAGGccatttaaattaacaaaaagcaTGTTAGAATACTGAAcggcaaataatataattggcAACATTGTTTTTGTCCCATATTTAATGAACTGTAAATGTATAAATCAtagtaaagaaataataattggaTGTTGGATGCACATGAAAAATTGGGTGAAGGCAACTGAGTGACAAGtaaaataggatttttttcaacattcaAGAAGAATTGTGGTggtcgaaaaaatatttgtttgcttttattatagatagattagatggatgaaaaatataatacgacTCTTCGAGAATAacctcttattcataaaaacggGTTAAACATAGTACTTTAAGACAAAATAGTTtggtcactatcgcactttaaactttttgaatgaacgaaacaaaacatacctacatagtaAGCTAACTTTTTAGGGGTTATATTAGCACTCGATTGAGGGTCTTTTACTCGAGAGAATCTCATCCCGCCGAATATtgtcatcataaaaaaatatagaataaaacgGAAAATAAACCTTCTCataacaaattaaagtttattttcccGTGTCCAATTCAAAAACTGATGATAATATTTCCGCTGGCTCTCCCACGGACATACATGTTCCggtcaaataataattatgactaAACTAATGACAATGCCGTAGTGGCGTTATGGCATGGCATGCAACACGTGGCAATAGATCGATTCCCTGAGGACTAAGAGGTGATCGACTTTTGTATTCCAGACTTGATCAGAATACTTAATTTACAGGTACAGAAACAGTATCACATCTATATCCCTACCGGGGTAGACAAAGCTCAGCAGCATGGCTCGAAGGCCACATTTAGCTGTGGTCTTATCAATAAATAGTACGGGATATGCATTGAATGCACAAAATCAAATGTGATTACAAGTACGGATTATTCAAATCGAGGTTTGGAGATAcacatatttaacaaaatatgttcaaCAAACAGCActtcaaatttattgcaaattcgcctctattGCCGCGATATAAACACcaatgcagggtaacttgacatgcagtCTAATTTTCTTTGGCAAACAAAACGTGGATTAGTGGACCGTTCGCAAGTAAAATTTGACACTTTCGCCGCCCGTCACGCTGTCAGCAAATTAGTATTGCATTGATTGACTGCATTTTTTTGTCGAATTTGTAGTTTTCCTCGTTACATTAATTTAGactttataattacattattacatcGTTATTACATCGTCATTAATGGCTAATACCCTTCTctgtcaacaaaaaaatatttgcaagtTGCAATGTCCGTAGAAAAGAAGAAATGCAGTGTCTTAAACCTGGACTGGGATTTGTTTCACAACGCCAACGGTTagcgttaaaaaaaatcattttttgaaGATTGGGCTACGATTTTACAACGTGCCTGACGTTGGTGTAAAGCTGGCGGCCGGATCCCATTTGGGAAGCTGTTAAGCTgctgtcccttagtcgcctcgtacaacatccaGGAAAGATATGGAGTGCTAGGGTATCAatcattaatatgtatattacatCCAAAATCAGTATTTTGCTTGTTTGTACTGCATGGTTAATGGTTACAGTCCGAcaccaatttattattattttacaatgtatattgtgtgatttgtgTTATCAATGAACCATTTCCTATCATTGAAAATTACTCCATGCAACTTTAATTCCAGATATATTAACACATGCATTCAAGTACACAATCAACAGCAATTAGTGactataaaatcatattatgaatatattaatgtCTCTAATTATAGAGATTGTCTAACCTAGTGTTAAGACACAGTTAGACGCCTTATGTTACCTTATCATACTGATAAGGATGCTTATTCAGGTCAATATCTCGTGATAATACGCCGTATCGTTGTAACTAAGGATATTTGCAGCCTTGGTCACTGTGATAAATGACACTCccatataaatgaatttatatattgagTAACATATTAGCAACCTACTGTCTTACTCATGTACATGTTTCAAATTACAATTGAAGGAAATATGTCCATATGTATCTACCTCATCaagataaaaaatgtgttatttatgtaatcaCTAACCAGGTGACTAGTGTTGaaagttgttaaaaaaaactacatgttctatgtttaaaaaaagataggGAAAATGGTTTGATAGTTACTAGACCATGTGCAGTTTTATTGGAAGATCAATTTAGTTAACATGCTCTGGTTTGGTGGTATcaaatttttttgtgaaaacagGCGAGatttttgattgttttcaCACTGAGCACGGCATAAAAATGGTGTATAGGATGAaccaatcaaaatattatataattaagtagaCAGGTACATATCTCTAAACAAaaggaaaaattatatagaaaacttACCCTTTATTAAGGGCTCAGAGACAACATTGATATCCTCCTGCGGGATCATGTCCATGAGACGGGCAATGTCTGTGGCCAACATGTTGTCCACAATTTCTAACAGTTTCGGTTTCAGCGAGTGGAATTTCGTAAAATCATGATTTGCTAATGATTCTTGCATTTTCTTTATATCTGGGAAGTCACCTGGAGAAATCTGTTGTTCCTTCTGAATTCGATCATAGATCTGTCCTAGGTTTTTGATAAGATCTTTCTTTTTGCCATCCTTACCGAACATTGAAGGCATTTCTTTCCTCAACTCACTGACAATATATGCATGGACCTTAGCCAGGCGAgctcttttaattaaatcattcaATTTACGTAATGCAGCATTTCGTGGCAACGACTGCATGTCTCTGAAGAGATCCTGCTCTTCATCTTCAAACAACCTCCTGTTTACATCATAACGGAGAGGTTGATCCCAAAAAGAACCAATATAAACACGGGCCACCTCTGGTGTTTGAAGGACTTTTCCGAGAGACCACATAAGAGCACCATACACTCTCATTAATTGCTGATGGTCAATCATATCAGCTTTGTTCAAGACGATGCGGATCTTATCATCATGCCCTCTTAAAGCTTCGATACTGCGTCTAAACTCGTCTGATATGTCCAGTTTGTGAGCATCAAACAACAGAACAATCCGGTCAACACGCTCAGCAAACCATTCCAACACTCCAGTAAAATCATATCCTCTATCAACTCGCTGCTTCTCGCCTGACAGTATACCGGGCGTATCTACTATTGAAATACCTTTCAGCACAGGCGACGCAACAGTAGAACATTGGAACCTATTTAGAAAGGCATTTCCAAATTTGCTCAGTGGCCTAAACTGTTTGTTCGGGTCGACTACTAGAGCGTTGCCGGGTATTACGCCCTCTTTTTCATCGTACATAACCGCTATAAATCTATCTGTAGTCGGCTCCGGCCCGATCCGTATGCCCGGGAAATCTCTTTCCAACAGATACTTGATAAATGTAGTTTTACCAGTTGAATATTGACCAACCAGCAATATCATGGGCTTAGCATCAAAGTCTGGATCTTCGAGTTGTGGAGAATGGAAGTCGTGGAACTGATAATGCTGTTCCAATGGTAAAAGTttagttttgtaaatttttttgagGCCTTCCACAACATTATCTATGCTTTCGGACTTTTCGCCCTCTTTTCTCAACCAGCTAAACATGGTTACGGTCACAAAACACTCTTCAAAAGAATTATATGAACTACACAATCACTGTATTACTCACTGCACCacttaattttagaaatttaaacGAAGTAAAGTAGATACAACACGCTCATCCTCCTCCacgaaaatgaaatgaaatacgaatgaatgaatgacacACACATGAATGACGTTGATGTACGACAGACAACGTGACGGTTGTTGTGttaccattttataaatacggAACATTAATAAGCTACTAAGctattgtattgttatttatgcaaacataaaatctatatagAGGAGACGACCCATGAGTGTAACCAAACGAGATAGAAGATTTCTTTACAGCCTATTTCCtaaagagacaaaatatagctCTCTGTCCCATAACTTCTGATTTCTGATGTTTCTCTCTTGTAAGAGCGAAACGAAAGATATATCGAAGTCGACGGTTTTCCATGTCAaccaaatttttgtatttttcatgtttttaaatGGCAACGCTATCTTAGAATGTCTTATAATCAATGTCATTGCATTGATGACattgacaagaaaaaaaaacactccTAACCCAAAACATTGTTGTGGTTGTGTAgcacatttttgtaatgtgtTTTTCCTATTAGAAATTTTCACCGAGGAAAATTCTTTGAAATGACGATATTCCATGATGAGATTGAAATCGAAGACTTTGAATATGACGATGAAGAGGAAATGTACTACTACCCTTGTCCTTGTGGGGATAGATTCCAAATAAGTAAGGTTagaatataatacctatataatataatacctaattagttattttgtaattcttcTTGATGGCGCATGCAATGAGTGCATTGGTACTtacttaaaacaatatttacaggAAGAGTTGATTGCGGGAGAAGAAGTAGCTACATGTCCCAGTTGTTCGCTGGTGGTTAAAGTTATATACGACTTGGTAAGTTACTTTCtaaatcattaaaacaaaacacacaaTAACATAGTTATAGCGAATAAATTCATATCAACATCAGATTCCCAAGacctctttatttataaacatttgatATTACAGGAGAAATTCAAAGCAGAATCTGAAGAAATCCAGAAAGAGGATGGTGACAAGGAAACTGTTAAGGCCTAGTGATCGTGTCTCTATGAGGAAAAGGTTGCTTTGGTGGAGCCATGTGGCTGCTAGGCTCTTTGTGAAAGAGTTGGGGTGCTTCAAGAGTGGTGTGATGACCTGTGATGATTTTGTgatacctataaaataaaatattaaactaagtcctattgtttttgtttaacttTCTGACACATATGTGTAATGATGAAGACTGCAATTTAGATTATACACTGAATATTGCATTGCCACAGCATTAATAagattgaaatgtttttattccatttttattataccatGCTGTTTGCTAATGTTCCACTCATATTTCTATAGGAGATACTTTCTAGCCGGAGTAACATACAcatgtttataaaacaatggAAAAGAACACAAGAATTTAGTTGGTGGaattattttgagaaaagaCACTTTTAATCAGTGATTCGTAacttgtaacaaataaacactgATTTTCTCCACATTTTATCCCTGTGACAAATACCTTTCAACCAAATTGTAGATTCTTCAAAAAAAGTAAATCTCCTTTGctgtgtaatataatttatggctaataaaaaaaataccgaaTTGACTTGgtaaggtatttatttatataggaaaacaaataaaacaaataagcaTATCAAGTGATCTAATTTACACtccttataaaatatgataaacacATTAACTTACACAACTAAGTGTAAATTttacactatatatatttattatataagtcacattgatattataataaaccaaACATGTTGACTAGTTACAATAACTCACTTTTTACTAATGGTGCTCCTGCACAGTGTGTTGccaaatgttataataatacttgcTGTCTTTGATACTCTTATatcaaaaaagttatttaagaAAAGAGAACAAATGttctataatatttcataacagCTGTGTGTGAGCACCTTAATGTTTGATTAGGTACTTAGaactataaaaaacaatatatgtatttattactgaaTTAGATTATTcagggtatattttatttatgatcacATTATATGGAATCACTTCATATTATCTAGGTACATAACAACAAACTGGAGGAATACATGTTAATCTTGGATTATAAACTATAAAGAAGAGTGTATTatgtatatcaaattaaaagctttcttttaatttgatatacatAATACACTCAAGCCTTTAATCCTCTTTAAGTCTTTGCTTAAATACCCAATCAAACAGATTAATTACTATAcaatattgtcattatttagTTCGCCTCTAGTAATTACAATACTTTAAATTTCTattgttatttgaaaattgtgaTACACCTTTTTACCATAGTAtgtagatttttgaaaattaaagaattatCTTAATtagagagaaaaaataaacaactaaTACTTCTCTATTATGTATgcatgtacatacatatggatacttagaaaaatattcaataataaactgcatataatatgaaataactCCACATTAATTTGGGATAACACAATTCAAatcataaaaactaataaatacacTTATCAGCTCCTATTCGAGTAACAACTATAATAATCTTTggatatgaatttatttgttttaaaaataatttaagacaaGTCCATTGGGAGATCGATGCGCAAggaagtaatttattataagctaagtatattatctaaaattctaaataaataagtgtaaaggagttacataaaattataacaaataattttttcttacatatttCCTAGAA
Encoded proteins:
- the Past1 gene encoding EH domain-containing protein 3 isoform X1 gives rise to the protein MFSWLRKEGEKSESIDNVVEGLKKIYKTKLLPLEQHYQFHDFHSPQLEDPDFDAKPMILLVGQYSTGKTTFIKYLLERDFPGIRIGPEPTTDRFIAVMYDEKEGVIPGNALVVDPNKQFRPLSKFGNAFLNRFQCSTVASPVLKGISIVDTPGILSGEKQRVDRGYDFTGVLEWFAERVDRIVLLFDAHKLDISDEFRRSIEALRGHDDKIRIVLNKADMIDHQQLMRVYGALMWSLGKVLQTPEVARVYIGSFWDQPLRYDVNRRLFEDEEQDLFRDMQSLPRNAALRKLNDLIKRARLAKVHAYIVSELRKEMPSMFGKDGKKKDLIKNLGQIYDRIQKEQQISPGDFPDIKKMQESLANHDFTKFHSLKPKLLEIVDNMLATDIARLMDMIPQEDINVVSEPLIKEGKPNHRLAYNTNGLLAGGAFEGVEDQVSPFGYGRGEGVDAGHGDPEWICSKEKPKYDEIFRSLNPIDGKVTGAAAKTEMVKSKLPNSVLGKIWKLSDIDSDGFLDDEEFALAMHLIRVKIDGHDLPSELPAHLVPPSKRN
- the Past1 gene encoding EH domain-containing protein 3 isoform X2 — translated: MFSWLRKEGEKSESIDNVVEGLKKIYKTKLLPLEQHYQFHDFHSPQLEDPDFDAKPMILLVGQYSTGKTTFIKYLLERDFPGIRIGPEPTTDRFIAVMYDEKEGVIPGNALVVDPNKQFRPLSKFGNAFLNRFQCSTVASPVLKGISIVDTPGILSGEKQRVDRGYDFTGVLEWFAERVDRIVLLFDAHKLDISDEFRRSIEALRGHDDKIRIVLNKADMIDHQQLMRVYGALMWSLGKVLQTPEVARVYIGSFWDQPLRYDVNRRLFEDEEQDLFRDMQSLPRNAALRKLNDLIKRARLAKVHAYIVSELRKEMPSMFGKDGKKKDLIKNLGQIYDRIQKEQQISPGDFPDIKKMQESLANHDFTKFHSLKPKLLEIVDNMLATDIARLMDMIPQEDINVVSEPLIKGGAFEGVEDQVSPFGYGRGEGVDAGHGDPEWICSKEKPKYDEIFRSLNPIDGKVTGAAAKTEMVKSKLPNSVLGKIWKLSDIDSDGFLDDEEFALAMHLIRVKIDGHDLPSELPAHLVPPSKRN
- the Dph3 gene encoding diphthamide biosynthesis protein 3, which gives rise to MTIFHDEIEIEDFEYDDEEEMYYYPCPCGDRFQISKEELIAGEEVATCPSCSLVVKVIYDLEKFKAESEEIQKEDGDKETVKA